A part of Streptomyces sp. NBC_01235 genomic DNA contains:
- a CDS encoding ferredoxin gives MKVVVDEEKCVAAGQCVAAAMDVFDQRDDDGIVVLLEENPPPELADDVRNAAAVCPALAIRITD, from the coding sequence ATGAAGGTTGTCGTCGACGAGGAGAAGTGCGTCGCCGCCGGGCAGTGCGTGGCCGCCGCGATGGACGTCTTCGACCAGCGGGACGACGACGGCATCGTCGTCCTGCTGGAGGAGAACCCGCCGCCGGAGCTGGCCGACGACGTGCGCAACGCGGCGGCCGTGTGCCCCGCGCTGGCGATCCGCATCACGGACTGA
- a CDS encoding cytochrome P450: protein MAETDTRTEPVVAAPDLEYPGERSGKCPFAPPAELLALHEDGKPVARARIWDGSTPWLVTGHAAQRAVLSDPRVSSDEKQPGFPHPTRAQAENAPHHPLTIFNADGAEHTRIRRTMTSPFTRNRMERLRPEIQRFTDELIDQMLDGPKPVDLVTALSLPLPSLMICALLGVPYEDHEFFQEHAAVANKRFKTADDDRRAMEALGGYLTKLLQQRMEEPAEDVLSDFAGRVTAGELTLPDATLLCMVLLIAGHETSANMITLGTALLLERPDQLERLRTADDPGFLANAVEELLRYLTIPHLGQRRVAREDIEIEGETIRAGEGIIVPLPAGNWDPQAFPEPEKLDLGRPARHHHTFGWGVHQCVGQQLARIELQVVFGTLFRRVPTLRLAVDREALEFKGDSLAYGVHQLTVTW from the coding sequence ATGGCCGAGACCGACACCCGCACCGAACCGGTCGTCGCCGCGCCCGACCTCGAGTACCCGGGGGAGCGGTCGGGGAAGTGCCCTTTCGCCCCGCCCGCCGAACTGCTCGCCCTGCACGAGGACGGCAAGCCCGTCGCCCGCGCCCGCATCTGGGACGGCAGCACCCCCTGGCTGGTCACCGGCCACGCCGCACAGCGCGCCGTCCTGTCCGACCCCCGGGTCAGCTCGGACGAGAAACAGCCCGGCTTTCCGCACCCGACCCGGGCCCAGGCGGAGAACGCGCCCCACCACCCCCTGACCATCTTCAACGCCGACGGCGCCGAGCACACCCGCATCCGCCGCACCATGACCAGCCCGTTCACCCGCAACCGCATGGAGAGACTGCGGCCGGAGATCCAGCGCTTCACCGACGAGCTCATCGACCAGATGCTCGACGGCCCGAAGCCGGTGGACCTGGTGACCGCGCTGTCGCTCCCGCTGCCCTCGCTGATGATCTGCGCGCTGCTCGGAGTGCCGTACGAGGACCACGAGTTCTTCCAGGAGCACGCGGCCGTCGCCAACAAGCGGTTCAAGACCGCCGACGACGACCGCAGGGCGATGGAGGCCCTCGGCGGCTACCTCACCAAGCTGCTCCAGCAGCGCATGGAGGAGCCGGCCGAGGACGTCCTGTCGGACTTCGCCGGGCGGGTCACCGCGGGCGAACTGACCCTGCCCGACGCCACGTTGCTCTGCATGGTGCTGCTGATCGCCGGTCACGAGACCAGCGCCAACATGATCACCCTGGGCACCGCGCTGCTCCTGGAACGCCCAGACCAGCTGGAGCGGCTGCGCACCGCGGACGACCCGGGGTTCCTCGCGAACGCCGTCGAGGAACTGCTGCGCTACCTGACCATCCCGCACCTCGGCCAGCGGCGCGTCGCCCGCGAGGACATCGAGATCGAGGGCGAGACCATCCGGGCCGGCGAGGGCATCATCGTGCCGCTGCCCGCCGGCAACTGGGATCCGCAGGCCTTCCCCGAGCCCGAGAAGCTCGACCTCGGCCGCCCGGCCCGGCACCACCACACCTTCGGCTGGGGCGTCCACCAGTGCGTCGGCCAGCAGCTCGCCCGCATCGAGCTCCAGGTCGTCTTCGGCACGCTCTTCCGCCGCGTCCCGACCCTGCGCCTCGCGGTCGACCGCGAGGCGCTGGAGTTCAAGGGCGACTCCCTCGCCTACGGCGTCCACCAACTGACGGTCACCTGGTAA
- a CDS encoding NAD(P)/FAD-dependent oxidoreductase has product MSAPDRVLVVGASAAGLTTAEALRRKGYTGAITVLGDEPHTPYDRPPLSKQVLAGTWEPARAELRTEEALSALDAEFVLGDAAVALDAADRSVRTESGRTLRADAVVVATGVRPRTLPGQDGLRGVHVLRTLDHALALREDLLSGPRLVVVGEGVLGAEIAATARTLGLDVTMTGPQPAPLALQVGPLVSGLLADLHTERGVRLRLGTGVTGLTGADGRVTGVRLDTGEELPADAVVVAIGAIPATEWLTGSGLTLDNGVVCDARCRAADGVYAVGDVARWHHERLGRLVRLENRTNVTEQAAAVAGAILGEDTPYVPVPYFWTDQFDAKLQVHGLLPADAETEVVEGDPSARRFVVRYRSAGLVTGVLGWNMPKQSRLRRQDILDALALTP; this is encoded by the coding sequence GTGAGCGCCCCGGACCGCGTGCTGGTCGTGGGCGCCTCGGCGGCCGGCCTGACCACGGCCGAGGCGCTCCGCCGCAAGGGCTACACCGGCGCGATCACCGTCCTCGGCGACGAGCCGCACACCCCCTACGACCGCCCGCCCCTGTCGAAGCAGGTGCTCGCCGGCACCTGGGAGCCCGCCCGCGCCGAACTGCGCACCGAGGAGGCGTTGTCGGCACTGGACGCCGAGTTCGTCCTGGGGGACGCGGCGGTCGCCCTCGACGCCGCCGACCGGTCCGTACGCACGGAGTCCGGCCGCACCCTGCGCGCGGACGCGGTCGTCGTCGCCACCGGCGTCCGCCCCCGCACCCTGCCAGGCCAGGACGGACTGCGCGGCGTACACGTCCTGCGCACCCTCGACCATGCCCTCGCTCTGCGCGAGGACCTGCTGAGCGGACCCCGGCTGGTGGTCGTCGGCGAGGGCGTCCTCGGCGCCGAGATCGCGGCCACCGCCCGCACCCTCGGCCTGGACGTCACCATGACCGGCCCCCAGCCCGCGCCCCTGGCCCTCCAGGTGGGCCCCCTGGTCTCGGGCCTGCTGGCCGATCTGCACACCGAGCGCGGGGTACGGCTGCGCCTCGGCACCGGAGTCACCGGACTGACCGGCGCGGACGGCCGCGTCACCGGCGTACGGCTGGACACGGGTGAGGAACTCCCGGCCGACGCGGTGGTCGTCGCGATCGGCGCGATCCCGGCGACCGAGTGGCTGACCGGGAGCGGACTGACCCTCGACAACGGCGTGGTCTGCGACGCCCGTTGCCGCGCCGCCGACGGCGTCTACGCGGTCGGCGACGTCGCCCGCTGGCACCACGAGCGGCTCGGCCGGCTGGTCCGCCTGGAGAACCGGACCAACGTCACCGAACAGGCCGCGGCGGTCGCCGGGGCGATCCTCGGCGAGGACACCCCGTACGTTCCCGTGCCGTACTTCTGGACCGACCAGTTCGACGCGAAACTCCAGGTCCACGGCCTGCTCCCGGCCGACGCCGAGACGGAGGTCGTCGAGGGTGACCCGAGCGCCCGGCGCTTCGTCGTCCGCTACCGCAGCGCGGGCCTGGTCACCGGCGTCCTCGGCTGGAACATGCCCAAGCAGAGCCGCCTGAGGCGCCAGGACATCCTCGACGCCCTCGCTCTCACCCCCTGA
- a CDS encoding cold-shock protein, which translates to MVAGRVVRFDSQRGYGFIAPDDGGEDVFLHVNDMLMPESQVRRGIVVEFEIEDGERGPKASGVRLARGADGKPLAAADDDVLCDVLSTEEFTRDVTETLLTAAPSLTGEQIVQVRAGLAQFAKNHGWVEG; encoded by the coding sequence ATGGTTGCTGGTCGTGTGGTGCGCTTCGACAGCCAGCGAGGTTACGGGTTCATCGCGCCCGACGACGGCGGGGAAGACGTCTTCCTGCACGTCAACGACATGCTGATGCCCGAGTCGCAGGTGCGCCGGGGCATCGTGGTGGAGTTCGAGATCGAGGACGGCGAGCGCGGCCCGAAGGCGTCCGGGGTACGGCTCGCGCGGGGCGCGGACGGCAAGCCCCTCGCCGCCGCCGACGACGACGTGCTGTGCGATGTGCTCAGCACGGAGGAGTTCACCCGGGACGTCACGGAGACGCTGCTCACGGCGGCGCCCTCGCTCACCGGCGAGCAGATCGTCCAGGTGCGGGCCGGGCTGGCGCAGTTCGCGAAGAACCACGGCTGGGTCGAGGGCTGA
- a CDS encoding LysR family transcriptional regulator, with translation MDLGTRGRDVELRQLRCLVAIIDEGGFTDAAAVLGVSQAAVSRTLASLERALGVRLLRRTSRVVTPTATGLRVAAHARRVLAEVDTLVQEAASGHTRLRIGYAWAALGRHTLAFQRRWTERHPETDLQLVRVNSGSAGLAEGACDLAVVRRPQEDRRFDAAIVGLERRLCALAADDPLARRRSVRLADLGGRTLLVDRRTGTATAELWPPDARPATEEIHDVDDWLTVIATGRSIGMTAESTANQYPRPGVVYRPVRDAEPVAVRLVWWRDDPHPATQAVIELLTTLYRAQ, from the coding sequence ATGGATCTCGGGACGCGTGGGCGGGACGTGGAACTTCGGCAGCTGCGGTGCCTCGTCGCGATCATCGACGAGGGCGGTTTCACGGATGCCGCAGCCGTGCTCGGCGTCTCCCAGGCGGCCGTGTCCCGGACCCTGGCCTCGCTCGAACGGGCCCTGGGCGTAAGGCTGTTGAGGCGTACCTCCCGGGTGGTGACGCCGACCGCGACCGGGCTGCGGGTGGCGGCCCACGCGCGGCGGGTGCTCGCCGAGGTGGACACCCTGGTGCAGGAGGCGGCCTCCGGCCACACCCGGCTGAGGATCGGCTACGCCTGGGCCGCGCTGGGCCGCCACACCCTCGCCTTCCAGCGTCGGTGGACGGAGCGGCACCCGGAGACGGACCTCCAACTGGTGCGGGTGAACTCGGGCAGCGCCGGTCTCGCGGAGGGCGCCTGCGACCTGGCAGTGGTCCGCAGACCACAGGAGGACCGGCGGTTCGACGCGGCGATCGTGGGCCTCGAGCGGCGCCTGTGCGCGCTGGCCGCCGACGATCCCCTGGCCCGGCGCCGCTCGGTGCGGCTGGCCGACCTCGGTGGCCGGACGCTCCTGGTCGACCGCCGTACCGGCACCGCCACCGCCGAGCTGTGGCCGCCCGACGCCCGTCCGGCCACGGAGGAGATCCATGACGTCGACGACTGGCTGACCGTGATCGCCACCGGCCGCAGCATCGGGATGACCGCCGAGTCGACCGCCAACCAGTACCCGCGCCCCGGCGTCGTCTACCGGCCGGTGCGCGACGCCGAACCCGTCGCCGTCCGCCTGGTGTGGTGGCGCGACGATCCGCATCCCGCGACGCAGGCGGTGATCGAACTGCTCACCACGCTGTATCGCGCACAGTGA
- a CDS encoding SDR family NAD(P)-dependent oxidoreductase, whose amino-acid sequence MSELSFEGRVAVVTGAGRGIGRAHARLLAERGAKVVVNDLGGSMEGEGASAGPAQTVVDEIVSAGGEAVADTNDVSTQAGGQAIVGTALERFGRIDVLVNNAGIIRWGGLPDVTADNLERHLAVHLLGSFHTVRAAWPHFVEQGYGRVVLTTSSGMLGLDNNLSYAAAKAGVVGLARSAKLAGEPHGIKVNLIAPAAQTRMAGTEDESSESLMPSSAVAPMVAFLAHEDCPVSGEIYTAGAGRFARFFIASTQGYVHEDGPATVEDVAAHWEAINDEKDYYVPADLMAWSGAFLKHRFGG is encoded by the coding sequence ATGAGCGAGTTGAGTTTCGAAGGCCGCGTCGCGGTCGTCACCGGCGCGGGCCGGGGCATCGGCCGGGCCCACGCCCGCCTCCTCGCGGAACGCGGGGCGAAGGTCGTCGTCAACGACCTCGGCGGCTCGATGGAAGGGGAGGGCGCCAGTGCCGGCCCCGCGCAGACGGTCGTCGACGAGATCGTCTCCGCCGGCGGCGAGGCCGTGGCCGACACGAACGACGTGTCCACACAAGCCGGCGGCCAGGCCATCGTCGGCACCGCCCTGGAACGCTTCGGCCGCATCGACGTCCTCGTCAACAACGCCGGGATCATCCGCTGGGGCGGGCTGCCGGACGTCACCGCCGACAACCTCGAACGGCACCTCGCCGTCCACCTCCTCGGCTCCTTCCACACGGTCCGCGCGGCTTGGCCGCACTTCGTGGAGCAGGGGTACGGCCGGGTCGTCCTGACCACGTCGAGCGGAATGCTCGGCCTCGACAACAACCTGTCGTACGCCGCCGCCAAGGCCGGTGTGGTCGGGCTGGCCCGCAGCGCGAAGCTGGCCGGCGAACCGCACGGGATCAAGGTCAACCTGATCGCGCCGGCGGCGCAGACCCGGATGGCGGGCACCGAGGACGAGTCGAGCGAGTCGCTGATGCCGTCGTCCGCGGTGGCGCCGATGGTGGCCTTCCTCGCCCACGAGGACTGCCCGGTCAGCGGCGAGATCTACACCGCCGGCGCGGGCCGGTTCGCACGGTTCTTCATCGCCTCGACGCAGGGTTACGTCCACGAGGACGGTCCGGCGACCGTCGAGGACGTGGCGGCCCACTGGGAGGCGATCAACGACGAGAAGGACTACTACGTCCCCGCCGACCTGATGGCCTGGTCCGGCGCCTTCCTGAAGCACCGGTTCGGCGGCTAG
- a CDS encoding DUF5997 family protein, which translates to MKSQASTQTMKAATAAKKLGVYLPATPAEFQEGVVSRAELNELQANPPEWLRKLRETGPHPRPVVAAKLGVSIAGLARGGVTEALTTEQIEAVKDAKPEWLEKERAVQAEVRRETVRIKKRDAERAES; encoded by the coding sequence ATGAAGTCGCAAGCGAGCACCCAGACGATGAAGGCCGCCACCGCGGCGAAGAAGCTGGGTGTGTACCTCCCCGCCACGCCCGCCGAGTTCCAGGAGGGCGTGGTCTCGCGCGCCGAGCTGAACGAGCTCCAGGCGAACCCGCCCGAGTGGCTGCGGAAGCTGCGCGAGACCGGCCCGCACCCCCGTCCGGTGGTCGCGGCCAAGCTCGGCGTCTCCATCGCGGGCCTGGCCCGCGGCGGGGTGACCGAGGCGCTCACCACCGAGCAGATCGAGGCCGTCAAGGACGCGAAGCCGGAGTGGCTGGAGAAGGAGCGCGCCGTCCAGGCCGAGGTCCGCAGGGAGACGGTCCGCATCAAGAAGCGCGACGCGGAGCGCGCCGAGTCCTGA
- a CDS encoding EamA family transporter, which produces MSAAPAPAPASASASASLSVGSGRDRRLTGVAAMVGSGLSNQTGAAIGSLAFPVLGPTGVVAVRQYVAALVLLAVGRPRLRSFTRRQWGPVFLLALVFGTMNLSLYTAIDRIGLGLAVTLEFLGPLTIALAAARRRVDACCAAVAAAGAVTLMRPQPSTDYLGMGLGLLAAVCWASYILLNRTVGRRIPGAQGSAAAAAVSAVLFLPVGVVLVLREPPTGTAVGYAVSAGVLSSAVPYLADLLTLRHVSPAAFGLFMSVNPVLAALVGWIGLGQGLGLLDWSAIAAVVCANALSILVPRRT; this is translated from the coding sequence ATGTCTGCCGCCCCCGCCCCCGCCCCCGCGTCCGCATCTGCATCCGCGTCACTGAGCGTCGGCTCGGGCCGGGACCGGCGTCTCACGGGCGTGGCGGCCATGGTCGGCAGCGGTCTGTCGAACCAGACCGGTGCCGCGATCGGCTCGCTCGCCTTCCCGGTGCTCGGCCCCACGGGAGTCGTGGCGGTCCGCCAGTACGTCGCGGCGCTCGTCCTGCTGGCCGTCGGCCGGCCCCGCCTGCGGTCCTTCACCCGGCGCCAGTGGGGACCCGTCTTCCTGCTGGCCCTGGTGTTCGGGACGATGAACCTGTCCCTCTACACCGCCATCGACCGCATCGGCCTCGGCCTCGCGGTGACCCTGGAGTTCCTCGGCCCGCTGACCATCGCCCTGGCCGCCGCGCGCCGCCGGGTCGACGCCTGCTGCGCGGCCGTCGCGGCGGCGGGCGCGGTCACCCTGATGCGCCCGCAGCCCTCCACCGACTACCTGGGGATGGGGCTCGGCCTGCTGGCCGCCGTGTGCTGGGCGTCGTACATCCTGCTCAACCGCACGGTCGGCCGGCGCATCCCCGGCGCCCAGGGCTCGGCGGCCGCCGCGGCCGTCTCTGCCGTGCTGTTCCTGCCGGTCGGCGTCGTCCTCGTGCTCCGTGAGCCGCCGACCGGCACGGCCGTCGGCTACGCCGTCTCGGCCGGGGTTCTCTCCTCGGCGGTGCCCTACCTCGCCGACCTGCTCACCCTGCGGCACGTGTCACCGGCCGCCTTCGGCCTGTTCATGAGCGTCAACCCGGTGCTGGCCGCGCTGGTCGGCTGGATCGGGCTCGGCCAGGGCCTCGGCCTTCTCGACTGGTCGGCCATCGCCGCCGTCGTCTGCGCCAACGCCCTCAGCATCCTCGTGCCGCGGCGCACCTGA